One Dethiosulfovibrio faecalis genomic window, TGAGAGACTGGTGAGCATCCCTCAAAGCGGTCTCGGTTATCCCTATTTTCCTGAAAGAGTTTTTCGACTGACTCATAGCCCTACCTCCATATCCAGTAACTGTGGACACTATATCACATGGGATTATCGCACGCACCATCCTGCCGAGAGACCGCCTTAGCCCAATCCCAGAGAGAATCGAGTTCGTCCAGGTCGGTATCGGTCCATGACTTATTTCGATCCCGAAGGTCCTGTTCTATCCTTCCGAAACGATCGATAAATTTTTTGTTCGATCTCTCCAGCGCGAGATGGGGGTCCACCCCTAACCGACGAGCCAGGTTCACTATGGAGAAAAGGACGTCTCCTATCTCCTCCTCCACGGAAAACCTGTCCTCCAATTCCATGGCTGTTTTTACCTCGTCGATCTCCTCCTCTATCTTATCGAAAACCGGCAACTGAGACGACTGGTCCCAGTCGAAACCCACGCTGGCCGCCTTTTGCTGTATTCTGAAAGCCTTTATAAGCGGCGGCAATCCCTTGGGGACCCCCGACAGCACCGTGGCTCCGTTATCCTGACCGCCCTTTTCATTGAGCTTTATCTGTTCCCAGTTCCTCAAGACCTCATCGCTATCGGAAACGTCGACATCGCCGAAGACGTGGGGGTGCCTACGGATCAGTTTATCCGATATCGACCTCACTATGTCCGCCAGGGAGAAATCCCCGGACTCCTCCGCTATCACTCCCATGAAGACGACCTGGAGCAGAAGATCGCCTGATTCCTCGCATATCCCCGCTATATCGCCGTTGTCGACGGCATCGACCAGTTCATAGGCCTCTTCGATGATATGAGGACGAAGAGAGCCATAGGTCTGCTTTCTGTCCCAAGGACAGCCCCCGGGGGCTCTCAGTCGGTTCATGATATCCCTCAACTGGGAAAAAAGCGCCCCGCTATCGTCTTTCATGAGATCACTCCTTCATTCGACTTTCGATCAGTCAAGATATCCAGCAAAGATATAATCCCCGATCGGCCTCCGGGACCGACCATTTCGTCTTTCTTTTCGGTCCATGGAGCAGGCAGCCTTACATCCGTCTTCTCTCCCAGGGTTATCTCACATCGTTCCTCGGAGAGCATACAACGAATTATACCCCGCTTTCGGCATATGGTCCTGAGCAACGCAAGATCCAAAAGCCGATCGACCTCGGACGGGATTGGCCCGAATCTGTCCAGAAGCTCGTTTCTCAGGTTTTCACGGTCTTCCGATCCTTCGATCTCGTCTATTCTACGATATATAGCCAGCCTAAGAGCAGGTACGGAGATATAATTTTCAGGAATGGATAGCGGAATTCTTATCTCCATCTCCGTCTCCTCCGTGGTCTCTCCTCTCAGACGATCGACCTCATCCCGCAATTTTCTATAATACAGCTGAAGTCCGACCCTCTCCCTGTGGCCGTGCTGGGACATCCCCAGCAGGTCGCCTCCGCCACGAATGTGAAGGTCCTCCTTGGCCAGTTCGTAACCGGCCCCCTGAAAGGAAAGTCTGCCGATGGCGTCGAGCCTTTCGGCGGTGGAATGAGGTAAGACGCAGTCGGAGGGATAGAGAAAAAAGGCGTAAGCTGTGTCGTCTCTGCGGCCGACCCGACCCCTCAGCTGGTGCATCTGGGCGAGACCGAGCAGTCTCGAGTCGTCCACCACCAATGTATTGGCTCTTCCGACGTCCAGTCCGCTCTCGACTATGGTGGTGCAGACCAAGATATCTATCTCCCCATCGTAAAAGGCCATCATCGTTTCCTCCAGCTCGTTTTCTCTCATTCGACCGTGAGCGAAGGCAACTCGGACATCGGGAAAACGGCTTTTCACCCATCCGGCTCTTTCCTCTATGGTCCCGACCCTATTGTGAAGCATATAGACCTGACCGCCTCTCGCCATCTCTCTGACGAGGGCCTTTCGGACAAGTCCGTCGTCCCAGGCGCCTGTCACCGTTATTATGGCCGGTCTGTTGCCCGGAGGCGTCTCGATTATCGATACGTCTCTCATACCCTTCATCGCCATGGAAAAAGTTCTGGGAATCGGCGTTGCCGAAAGGGTCAGGACGTCCACTCCGGATCTCAGTTTACGGAACCTCTCTTTATGGGCGACTCCGAAACGATGTTCTTCGTCGACGACTATAAGTCCCAGGCGCCGTATATCGAGATCGTTCTGTAGAAGCCGATGGGTTCCTATTACCACGTCCACGGAGCCATCCGCCAAGCCCTCCAATATCTCGTTCTGTCTATTCTGCGAAACAAAGCGGGAAAGCAGTTCCACCTTAAGAGGGAAAGGGCCCATTCTGCTGCGGAACGTCATGTAATGTTGTTGAGCTAAAACGGTCGTAGGGACCAATACCAGTACCTGAAATCCGTCCATGGCGGCCTTGAAGACCGCTCTGAGTGCCACCTCCGTCTTTCCATATCCGACATCTCCTACGACGAGACGGTCCATAGGTCTCGGCGACTCCATATCTTTCTTCACGTCCGATATGGCCTTTAACTGGTCTACCGTCTCCTCATGGGGGAACGACCTCTCAAACTCCTCCATCGCCTCTTCGTCGGGAGAGAACGCATGCCCCTTTGCGATCTTTCTCTTGGCGTAGAGCTCCAAAAGCTCCTTGGCCTCCTCCTCTATCTGCCTCTCCGCTTTTCTCAAAGAAGTGCTCCAGCGGGACGATCCAAGACGATCCGGAACCGTCGATTCATCCACCGATCCCTTGTAGGGAGAGATCCTCGAAATCTGCCCGGTGGGCAAAAGCAATCTCTTCTTGTCCTGAAACTCCAAAACCAGGAATTCCTGTCTTCCCCAGGATCCCTCGACCGACTCAAGTCCGCCGTAACGACAAAGACCGTGATCCTCGTGAACCAACCAGTCCCCGGTCTCGAAAAGAATAGACCAATCCTTGGGCGTTCCCTGTCTTTCCGTCCTCCTGTCCGGCCTGATTCCGTACATCTCTACGTCGGACAAAAAAACCCTCTTCTCCTCGTCGTCTATAAAGCCGGAGGAAAGAGGCTCGGGCTGCCAGTCCATTCCTTCGAAATCGCTCGGCAGAGGGGACGAACTTCGGATAGCTACGGAATACCCCAGATCTCTCCAACGAGAGATCTGAACCGCCATCTCGGAAATGCGTCCTCTAAATCGGGGAACCTCCCTTAACGGCAATCTCCTCTGACGAACGCCAAGACCGGATTCGAAACGGTAGAGAAGCGGAGTATCGATTAAAAAGCGATCCCATCGTTCCTCCGGGATATCCCATTTGGCGGAGAGATCGTTCCATATGGACCTAAAACTATCGGCGTTAACCTGTGAGCGGATGGGGTCGAAAAGGAAGACCTCCCCCTTTTCTGACACAGAGGAGGCAGCGGATGGGGCCACACGATCCCCTAACTCCCAGACAGAGAAGGCCTCCACCTTGCATTTGCCCGTCT contains:
- the mazG gene encoding nucleoside triphosphate pyrophosphohydrolase gives rise to the protein MKDDSGALFSQLRDIMNRLRAPGGCPWDRKQTYGSLRPHIIEEAYELVDAVDNGDIAGICEESGDLLLQVVFMGVIAEESGDFSLADIVRSISDKLIRRHPHVFGDVDVSDSDEVLRNWEQIKLNEKGGQDNGATVLSGVPKGLPPLIKAFRIQQKAASVGFDWDQSSQLPVFDKIEEEIDEVKTAMELEDRFSVEEEIGDVLFSIVNLARRLGVDPHLALERSNKKFIDRFGRIEQDLRDRNKSWTDTDLDELDSLWDWAKAVSRQDGACDNPM
- a CDS encoding DEAD/DEAH box helicase — its product is MLDLFDGSRSFFFPFKGSVRAWVCRERSSHLTVLLPDENQAEDFYSDAKILLSHEKIFRLPDIPLEKGIVDDPASMVARGHVLRKWSEQGGILISTPGGMMSPFMNSEGLLSLKIGECAGRDRLISWLDSSGYSRSDLVWKPGEYAVRGGIVDLFDPSSRMPLRVVFFDDDIEEMRLFFPEDQTGKCKVEAFSVWELGDRVAPSAASSVSEKGEVFLFDPIRSQVNADSFRSIWNDLSAKWDIPEERWDRFLIDTPLLYRFESGLGVRQRRLPLREVPRFRGRISEMAVQISRWRDLGYSVAIRSSSPLPSDFEGMDWQPEPLSSGFIDDEEKRVFLSDVEMYGIRPDRRTERQGTPKDWSILFETGDWLVHEDHGLCRYGGLESVEGSWGRQEFLVLEFQDKKRLLLPTGQISRISPYKGSVDESTVPDRLGSSRWSTSLRKAERQIEEEAKELLELYAKRKIAKGHAFSPDEEAMEEFERSFPHEETVDQLKAISDVKKDMESPRPMDRLVVGDVGYGKTEVALRAVFKAAMDGFQVLVLVPTTVLAQQHYMTFRSRMGPFPLKVELLSRFVSQNRQNEILEGLADGSVDVVIGTHRLLQNDLDIRRLGLIVVDEEHRFGVAHKERFRKLRSGVDVLTLSATPIPRTFSMAMKGMRDVSIIETPPGNRPAIITVTGAWDDGLVRKALVREMARGGQVYMLHNRVGTIEERAGWVKSRFPDVRVAFAHGRMRENELEETMMAFYDGEIDILVCTTIVESGLDVGRANTLVVDDSRLLGLAQMHQLRGRVGRRDDTAYAFFLYPSDCVLPHSTAERLDAIGRLSFQGAGYELAKEDLHIRGGGDLLGMSQHGHRERVGLQLYYRKLRDEVDRLRGETTEETEMEIRIPLSIPENYISVPALRLAIYRRIDEIEGSEDRENLRNELLDRFGPIPSEVDRLLDLALLRTICRKRGIIRCMLSEERCEITLGEKTDVRLPAPWTEKKDEMVGPGGRSGIISLLDILTDRKSNEGVIS